The Armatimonadota bacterium genome includes a region encoding these proteins:
- a CDS encoding bifunctional (p)ppGpp synthetase/guanosine-3',5'-bis(diphosphate) 3'-pyrophosphohydrolase yields MATRASRTVRQVELPEPVRRLVERVREVHPNADANLLHRAYVFAAEAHEGQQRRSGEPYVLHSVAVAQIVADLRLDPVTVAAALLHDVPEDTRHTLDEVRATFGEEIANLVDGVTKLGKIQWKTREERQAENLRKMFLAMASDVRIILIKLADRLHNLRTIAVMPADHQRRKAQETLEIYAPLAKRLGIGQLQNELEDLAFAILEPEAYKEITEALAEARAQQEDVLRGVSDELYRELNRAGIRVERQNITARPKHAYSLYRKLQRPEYQGRSVSRVYDRLGVRVIVDDEKDCYAALGVVHSLWRPIPGEFDDYIANPKPSGYQSLHTAVIYRGVPLEIQIRTHRMHQEAEYGIAAHWRYKEGRAAGRDRAFEEKLSWIRQLLEWHQEMQDAQEFMRSVKFDLFQNEVFVFTPKGDVIDLPSGATPVDFAYRIHTDVGHRCVGAKVNGRLVPLSHRLRSGDIVEILTSKTSAGPSRDWLSFVVTSNARNKIRQWFRKQHREENIARGRELLERELRRLGALSSLMKSERLRQAAERLQLPTEEDMLAALGNGDLSLLQVVQALQGDERVASEEAVESPVTQAAPEAPRGLRVRGVENVLMTLARCCMPLPGDPVVGYITRGRGVTIHRRDCRNITYLRGRPERLIEVEWEPSADGTYPVEVQVEAMDRVGLLKDVLAAVADARTNVISVNARVRKDKVGVINLTLDIRNVGQLTAVMQRIGKMPDVYRVERVVSA; encoded by the coding sequence ATGGCGACGCGTGCGTCGCGTACGGTGCGTCAGGTCGAGCTGCCCGAGCCGGTGCGGCGGCTGGTCGAGCGCGTCCGCGAGGTCCATCCCAACGCGGACGCCAACCTCTTGCACCGGGCTTACGTGTTCGCGGCCGAGGCCCACGAGGGCCAGCAACGGCGGTCCGGTGAACCGTACGTCCTACACTCCGTCGCGGTGGCCCAGATCGTCGCCGACCTCCGGCTGGATCCCGTGACGGTGGCCGCGGCCCTCCTGCACGACGTCCCCGAGGACACCCGACACACCCTGGACGAGGTGCGTGCGACCTTCGGCGAGGAGATCGCCAACCTGGTCGATGGGGTGACCAAACTGGGAAAGATCCAGTGGAAGACCCGCGAGGAGCGGCAGGCCGAGAACCTGCGAAAGATGTTCCTCGCGATGGCCTCGGACGTCCGCATCATCCTCATCAAGCTCGCCGACCGGCTGCACAACCTGCGCACGATCGCCGTCATGCCGGCGGACCACCAGCGGCGCAAGGCGCAGGAGACCCTGGAGATCTACGCTCCGCTGGCCAAACGGCTGGGCATCGGCCAGTTGCAGAACGAACTCGAGGACCTGGCGTTTGCGATCCTCGAACCCGAAGCCTACAAGGAGATCACCGAGGCCCTGGCCGAGGCGCGGGCGCAGCAGGAGGACGTCCTGCGCGGCGTCAGCGACGAGCTGTACCGCGAGCTGAACCGGGCCGGCATCCGCGTGGAGCGACAGAACATCACCGCGCGACCCAAGCACGCCTACAGCCTGTACCGGAAACTGCAGCGGCCCGAATACCAGGGGCGCAGCGTGTCGCGGGTGTACGACCGGCTGGGCGTACGGGTGATCGTCGACGACGAGAAGGACTGCTACGCCGCCCTGGGCGTGGTCCACTCGCTGTGGCGGCCGATCCCGGGCGAGTTCGACGACTACATCGCCAACCCCAAGCCCAGCGGCTACCAGTCGTTGCATACGGCGGTGATCTACCGCGGCGTGCCTCTGGAGATCCAGATCCGCACGCACCGCATGCACCAGGAGGCTGAGTACGGGATCGCGGCCCACTGGCGCTACAAGGAAGGGCGCGCGGCCGGGCGCGACCGAGCGTTCGAGGAGAAGCTCTCCTGGATCCGACAGCTGCTGGAGTGGCACCAGGAGATGCAGGACGCGCAGGAGTTCATGCGCTCGGTCAAGTTCGACCTGTTCCAGAACGAGGTCTTCGTCTTCACACCCAAGGGAGACGTGATCGACCTCCCCAGCGGCGCAACGCCGGTGGACTTCGCGTACCGGATCCACACGGACGTCGGCCACCGCTGCGTCGGTGCGAAGGTGAACGGCCGGCTGGTGCCGCTCAGCCACCGGCTGCGCAGCGGCGACATCGTCGAGATCCTCACCTCGAAGACGTCGGCCGGGCCCAGCCGGGACTGGCTGTCGTTCGTCGTCACGAGCAACGCGCGCAACAAGATCAGGCAGTGGTTCCGCAAGCAGCACCGCGAGGAGAACATCGCGCGCGGCCGTGAGCTGCTCGAGCGCGAACTGCGGAGGCTGGGTGCGCTGTCGTCGCTGATGAAATCGGAGCGGTTGCGCCAGGCCGCCGAGCGGTTGCAGCTGCCCACCGAAGAGGACATGCTCGCGGCGCTGGGCAACGGCGACCTGTCGCTGCTGCAGGTGGTGCAGGCGCTGCAGGGCGACGAACGAGTCGCTTCCGAGGAAGCGGTGGAGTCGCCGGTGACCCAAGCGGCGCCGGAGGCGCCGCGGGGTCTGCGGGTCCGGGGCGTCGAGAACGTGCTGATGACGCTGGCCCGCTGCTGCATGCCGCTGCCGGGAGATCCGGTGGTGGGCTATATCACGCGAGGCCGTGGGGTCACGATCCACAGGCGCGACTGCCGCAACATCACCTACCTCCGCGGCCGCCCCGAGCGCCTCATCGAGGTCGAGTGGGAACCGTCGGCCGACGGAACGTATCCGGTGGAGGTTCAGGTCGAAGCGATGGACCGCGTCGGGCTGCTGAAGGACGTGCTGGCCGCCGTTGCTGACGCGCGCACAAACGTCATCTCGGTCAACGCCCGCGTGCGGAAGGACAAGGTGGGTGTCATCAACCTGACGCTGGACATCCGCAACGTCGGCCAGCTCACCGCCGTCATGCAGCGCATCGGCAAGATGCCAGACGTCTATCGGGTCGAGCGCGTGGTGTCGGCCTAG